The genome window AAACCTTTGCACTGCTCAAGAAGTTTAGAAAACAGCTGGTAGCTCGTAACAGGCTCCTCCTCTTCAATTAGATAACTTGTAGATTTCAGTTCTAACTCTAACAGAGAGAGTGTTTTCAAGCCTTCTGAGAACTCAGTTAATTTACGAGCGGCAAGCTCTTTTTTTATACTAGCAAGCGCTAGAACAGCTATAGGGCTACCGAAAGTGTTAGTGTACTCTTTTAAAAAAGCCAATACGAAATTATAAATTGAATTTTCAGATATGAAACTTTCTGCTCTAAAATTAGTCTCAGAGAGAGTCAAAGGCAGCCTGGAATTTGTTATTACAGATTTAGTAGTTTTTTCTAGCGACTCTTTCGGTAAAATATAAGCTAGCTCTGAGTAAGCGGTTGATAAAAGCTCTGTATAAATTCCAGACAGCTCCCACTCCTTACGCTCTTTCTCCATTTCCAGCGCCAAAGCTTCCTTCTCTTTTCTCACTCTCTCTGCTAAAGCTCTTTCTTCTAACGCTCTCTGTAGCTCTTCCTCTTCCCTCTTCTTTTTTAAATATTCTATTTTTTCTTTAAAAATGCGCTGACGCTCTAGCTCAATAGCTCTCATCCTCTTTTCCTCAATGCTTTTCTTAGTCTCTGCAATAACAACAATAAGCAGGATTATCAAAATGAGTATTAGAAGAGGATAGAGCACCCCTTGAAGTAGGTCCTGCTGTATCATCGTGATGTAAAATATGTTTGGCAATAATAAAGGTTGTCGTAGTGCCTAAATAAATTACTTTTCAGCATCTCAAAACAAAAAAATCTAGTCTCTCCGAGCTTACGCTCTAAAATGTACTAAAACAGTTCTATCATGTCCTCTAATATAACGCAGACCGAGAATAACAATAACAAATTTAGAGTGAGTAC of Candidatus Thermoplasmatota archaeon contains these proteins:
- a CDS encoding DUF835 domain-containing protein, with the translated sequence MIQQDLLQGVLYPLLILILIILLIVVIAETKKSIEEKRMRAIELERQRIFKEKIEYLKKKREEEELQRALEERALAERVRKEKEALALEMEKERKEWELSGIYTELLSTAYSELAYILPKESLEKTTKSVITNSRLPLTLSETNFRAESFISENSIYNFVLAFLKEYTNTFGSPIAVLALASIKKELAARKLTEFSEGLKTLSLLELELKSTSYLIEEEEPVTSYQLFSKLLEQCKGLCITRQPIDKIAEKYGSKFELYWLTKLKAPKVLDPVDLEKLMALLENFLEQGRKVIMLDGIEYLIVQNNYKTILKFVQSLNSVVALKSSVLIIPINPTALEPRELALLEREMKVIK